One genomic segment of Balaenoptera musculus isolate JJ_BM4_2016_0621 chromosome 11, mBalMus1.pri.v3, whole genome shotgun sequence includes these proteins:
- the TREM2 gene encoding triggering receptor expressed on myeloid cells 2, which translates to MEPLGLLILLFVTELSRAHNTTVFQGTAGRSLRVSCPYNFLKHWGRRKAWCRQLGEEGLCQQVVSTHPSWLLSFLKRRNGSTAIMDDALGGTLTITLRNLQAHDAGLYQCQSLHGSEADTLRKVLVEVLADPLDYQEPGDLWIPEESKSFEDAHVEHSISRNLSEEESPFPPISILFLLACIFLSKLLAASALWAAAWHGQKRRTPHASGLDCGHDPGYQLQTLTELRDT; encoded by the exons ATGGAGCCTCTTGGGCTGCTCATCTTGCTCTTTGTCACAG AGCTGTCCCGAGCCCACAACACCACGGTGTTCCAGGGCACGGCAGGCCGGTCCCTGAGGGTCTCCTGCCCCTACAACTTCTTGAAGCACTGGGGGAGACGCAAAGCCTGGTGCCGCCAGCTGGGTGAAGAGGGCCTGTGCCAGCAGGTGGTCAGCACTCACCCCTCGTGGCTGCTGTCCTTCCTGAAGAGGCGCAATGGGAGCACAGCCATCATGGACGATGCCCTGGGTGGCACACTCACCATTACGCTGCGGAATCTTCAAGCCCACGACGCTGGCCTCTATCAGTGCCAGAGTCTCCATGGTAGCGAGGCCGACACCCTCAGGAAGGTCCTGGTGGAGGTGCTGGCTG ACCCCCTTGATTACCAGGAACCTGGAGATCTCTGGATCCCTGAGGAGTCCAAGAGCTTTGAGGATGCCCACGTGGAGCACAGCATCTCCAG gAACCTTTCTGAAGAGGAGAGCCCCTTCCCACCCATTTCCATCCTTTTCCTCCTGGCCTGCATCTTTCTCAGCAAGCTTCTAGCAGCCAGCGCTCTCTGGGCTGCAGCCTGGCATGGGCAGAAACGGAGGACACCCCATGCCAGTGGGCTGGACTGTGGCCATGACCCAGGTTATCAGCTCCAAACCTTGACAG AGCTGAGAGACACGTGA
- the TREML1 gene encoding trem-like transcript 1 protein isoform X2 yields the protein MGPNLLLLLFLGLAGQGSAGSLPEVLQAPVGSSILVQCHYRLQDVKARKVWCRFLPEGCQPLVSSAVERRAPASSRVFLTDLGGGLLQVEMVTLQEEDAGEYGCVVEGISGPQTVHRISLDVLPAEDEEETHQVRSLADTSSSDPVGSASPLDPSRDKKSRPLIWGAVLLLGLLVMAVVLFAVMAKRKGNRFAACGRFQSSGVSGSAPSSVVHHISDSGLAVDVPSDVPYVRLDSPPSFDNNTYTNLPLDSLSGKHPPPAPSCLPPLPPKAEICSKPVTYATVIFPGGDKSGGASFEPAQDPPNSEIPPS from the exons ATGGGCCCCAACCTGCTCCTGTTGCTGTTCCTGGGACTAGCAG GCCAGGGCTCGGCTGGCAGCCTCCCTGAGGTGCTGCAGGCGCCTGTGGGGAGCTCCATCCTGGTGCAGTGCCACTACCGACTCCAGGATGTCAAGGCTCGAAAGGTGTGGTGCCGGTTCCTGCCAGAGGGATGCCAGCCCTTGGTGTCGTCAGCTGTGGAACGCAGGGCCCCAGCCAGCAGCCGCGTATTTCTCACTGACCTGGGGGGTGGCCTGCTCCAGGTGGAGATGGTTACCCTACAGGAGGAGGATGCCGGAGAGTACGGCTGCGTGGTAGAGGGAATCTCAGGGCCCCAGACTGTGCACAGAATCAGTCTGGATGTGCTCCCTGCAG AGGACGAAGAGGAGACCCATCAGGTCAGGAGTCTGGCTGACACCTCCTCTTCAGATCCTGTAGGCAGTGCCAGCCCTTTGGACCCCAGCCGAGATAAGAAGAG CAGACCCTTGATTTGGGGTGCCGTGCTCCTGCTGGGCCTGCTGGTGATGGCGGTGGTGCTGTTTGCTGTGATGGCCAAAAGGAAAG GGAACAGGTTTGCTGCCTGTGGACGATTTCAGAGCAGTGGAGTCTCAGGCTCG GCCCCCTCCTCAGTGGTCCACCACATCAGTGACTCTGGACTGGCTGTTGACGTGCCATCGGATGTACCATATGTTAGGCTCGACTCGCCACCTTCCTTTGACAATAACACCTACACCAACCTTCCTCTTGATTCCCTGTCAGGGAaacacccacccccagccccatcctgtTTGCCCCCTCTGCCTCCTAAGGCTGAGATCTGCTCCAAGCCTGTGACATACGCCACAGTCATCTTCCCTGGAGGGGACAAGAGTGGAGGAGCCTCCTTCGAGCCAGCCCAGGATCCACCTAATAGCGAGAttccacccagctaa
- the TREML1 gene encoding trem-like transcript 1 protein isoform X1 — MGPNLLLLLFLGLAGQGSAGSLPEVLQAPVGSSILVQCHYRLQDVKARKVWCRFLPEGCQPLVSSAVERRAPASSRVFLTDLGGGLLQVEMVTLQEEDAGEYGCVVEGISGPQTVHRISLDVLPAAPGLKEDEEETHQVRSLADTSSSDPVGSASPLDPSRDKKSRPLIWGAVLLLGLLVMAVVLFAVMAKRKGNRFAACGRFQSSGVSGSAPSSVVHHISDSGLAVDVPSDVPYVRLDSPPSFDNNTYTNLPLDSLSGKHPPPAPSCLPPLPPKAEICSKPVTYATVIFPGGDKSGGASFEPAQDPPNSEIPPS, encoded by the exons ATGGGCCCCAACCTGCTCCTGTTGCTGTTCCTGGGACTAGCAG GCCAGGGCTCGGCTGGCAGCCTCCCTGAGGTGCTGCAGGCGCCTGTGGGGAGCTCCATCCTGGTGCAGTGCCACTACCGACTCCAGGATGTCAAGGCTCGAAAGGTGTGGTGCCGGTTCCTGCCAGAGGGATGCCAGCCCTTGGTGTCGTCAGCTGTGGAACGCAGGGCCCCAGCCAGCAGCCGCGTATTTCTCACTGACCTGGGGGGTGGCCTGCTCCAGGTGGAGATGGTTACCCTACAGGAGGAGGATGCCGGAGAGTACGGCTGCGTGGTAGAGGGAATCTCAGGGCCCCAGACTGTGCACAGAATCAGTCTGGATGTGCTCCCTGCAG CTCCTGGCCTGAAAGAGGACGAAGAGGAGACCCATCAGGTCAGGAGTCTGGCTGACACCTCCTCTTCAGATCCTGTAGGCAGTGCCAGCCCTTTGGACCCCAGCCGAGATAAGAAGAG CAGACCCTTGATTTGGGGTGCCGTGCTCCTGCTGGGCCTGCTGGTGATGGCGGTGGTGCTGTTTGCTGTGATGGCCAAAAGGAAAG GGAACAGGTTTGCTGCCTGTGGACGATTTCAGAGCAGTGGAGTCTCAGGCTCG GCCCCCTCCTCAGTGGTCCACCACATCAGTGACTCTGGACTGGCTGTTGACGTGCCATCGGATGTACCATATGTTAGGCTCGACTCGCCACCTTCCTTTGACAATAACACCTACACCAACCTTCCTCTTGATTCCCTGTCAGGGAaacacccacccccagccccatcctgtTTGCCCCCTCTGCCTCCTAAGGCTGAGATCTGCTCCAAGCCTGTGACATACGCCACAGTCATCTTCCCTGGAGGGGACAAGAGTGGAGGAGCCTCCTTCGAGCCAGCCCAGGATCCACCTAATAGCGAGAttccacccagctaa
- the TREML1 gene encoding trem-like transcript 1 protein isoform X3 produces MGPNLLLLLFLGLAEDEEETHQVRSLADTSSSDPVGSASPLDPSRDKKSRPLIWGAVLLLGLLVMAVVLFAVMAKRKGNRFAACGRFQSSGVSGSAPSSVVHHISDSGLAVDVPSDVPYVRLDSPPSFDNNTYTNLPLDSLSGKHPPPAPSCLPPLPPKAEICSKPVTYATVIFPGGDKSGGASFEPAQDPPNSEIPPS; encoded by the exons ATGGGCCCCAACCTGCTCCTGTTGCTGTTCCTGGGACTAGCAG AGGACGAAGAGGAGACCCATCAGGTCAGGAGTCTGGCTGACACCTCCTCTTCAGATCCTGTAGGCAGTGCCAGCCCTTTGGACCCCAGCCGAGATAAGAAGAG CAGACCCTTGATTTGGGGTGCCGTGCTCCTGCTGGGCCTGCTGGTGATGGCGGTGGTGCTGTTTGCTGTGATGGCCAAAAGGAAAG GGAACAGGTTTGCTGCCTGTGGACGATTTCAGAGCAGTGGAGTCTCAGGCTCG GCCCCCTCCTCAGTGGTCCACCACATCAGTGACTCTGGACTGGCTGTTGACGTGCCATCGGATGTACCATATGTTAGGCTCGACTCGCCACCTTCCTTTGACAATAACACCTACACCAACCTTCCTCTTGATTCCCTGTCAGGGAaacacccacccccagccccatcctgtTTGCCCCCTCTGCCTCCTAAGGCTGAGATCTGCTCCAAGCCTGTGACATACGCCACAGTCATCTTCCCTGGAGGGGACAAGAGTGGAGGAGCCTCCTTCGAGCCAGCCCAGGATCCACCTAATAGCGAGAttccacccagctaa